In Streptomyces sp. ML-6, the genomic stretch GCCCCCGCAGCACCGCGCCGACCCGGTCGGCGTAGTCCGCCGGAGTGTCCGGCAGGGCCGCCGCGGCGGCCGTGGCGCCCTTCTCGTTGAGGCACCAGACACGATGGTGGGCGTGCAGGGACTGGGCCAGGACACCGAACGCCCGCGACAGGCACAGGGCGACATGGAGCGTGTCGCCGGCGGGCGCCGACTTGCGGGCGGCCGCCACCGAGAAGTCCGCCTCCCACGCGGCTTCGACGAGCGCGGTGCGCAAGGGCTCCGGATAGTGCCTCGTACGCTCCTGAAGCGCCGTCAACTCGCCCCAGGGGTCGGCCAGTACGCGGCCCGCCGCGACCTCGCCCGGATACGCGGGGGACCAGAAACCCAATGGGTGCCCCGGCTGCACCCCCACTTCGAAGCGGCCCTCGCGGCAGTCCTCCCAGACCGCCTCCACCCGGTCCAGGTCGCGCAGGATCCAGTCCACCGCGACGCCGTCCACCCGCAGCCACGCCCCGCCGTCGACCCAGCGGCCCCAGCCGCCGGGACCGGCGACCTCGGCCGGGGCGCCCTGCACCTCGGACGCCAGCGCGGTCAGCGCGGCCACGTCGGGCGTGCCGCGGTAGTACAGGCCCAGATCCCAGTCGGAGTCCGGGCGGTGGGCGCCGCGGGCCCGGCTGCCGCCCAGGGCGACGGCCCGGATTCCGGGCAGACCGGCCAGGCGGGAGGCCATGTCGAGGATGTGGGCGGGCACGGACGCGGCGGGGGAGTTCGGCGGTTTCATCGCGCGCGACCCTACCCCCGGCCGGGGCGCCGACGCCTCGGAATATCCTGGGTGTCCTGGCCGTCGGCTGACGAAGGAGTCCGAAGGTGCCGTCGATGCTCGATGCAGTCGTGGTGGGGGCGGGCCCCAACGGACTGACCGCCGCGGTCGAACTGGCCCGCCGCGGCTTCGCCGTGGAGGTCTTCGAAGCGGAGGGGACCGTCGGGGGCGGTGCCCGCACCGAGGAGCTGACCCTCCCCGGCTTCCGCCACGACCCCTGTTCCGCCGTCCACCCGCTGGGCATCGGCTCGCCCGCGTTCGACGCGATGCCGCTCGCCCGGCACGGCCTGGAGTGGATCCAGCCCGAGCTGGCGCTCGCCCACCCGTTCCCGGACGGCACGGCCGCCGTGCTCACCGGCTCGGTGGGGGAGAGCGCCATGTCGCTGGGCGCACGGGACGCGGGCGCGTACCGCAGGCTCGTCGCCCCGTACCTCGGCCACTGGGACACCC encodes the following:
- a CDS encoding DUF4037 domain-containing protein, with translation MKPPNSPAASVPAHILDMASRLAGLPGIRAVALGGSRARGAHRPDSDWDLGLYYRGTPDVAALTALASEVQGAPAEVAGPGGWGRWVDGGAWLRVDGVAVDWILRDLDRVEAVWEDCREGRFEVGVQPGHPLGFWSPAYPGEVAAGRVLADPWGELTALQERTRHYPEPLRTALVEAAWEADFSVAAARKSAPAGDTLHVALCLSRAFGVLAQSLHAHHRVWCLNEKGATAAAAALPDTPADYADRVGAVLRGLDGAAVEQAAELVREVRSALAPGA